From Daucus carota subsp. sativus chromosome 6, DH1 v3.0, whole genome shotgun sequence, the proteins below share one genomic window:
- the LOC108225981 gene encoding zinc finger CCCH domain-containing protein 39-like has translation MWIAPSFYFNQVIKERSGSGSGSQHGPSPFKRPTFQDEQRISQSTKNPLINKETGNIFYKTRLCRKKMQGNCPKGKKCTFAYGLEELHDPPQNWEELVHAKSKRASDNYPKTPGGLILYRYFFAGNECPYGKNCSYLHESPKETEMARSLPMNLSAPII, from the coding sequence ATGTGGATAGCTCCAAGCTTCTATTTCAACCAGGTAATTAAGGAACGTTCTGGTTCTGGTTCAGGATCTCAGCATGGGCCTTCTCCCTTTAAGAGACCAACGTTCCAAGACGAGCAAAGGATAAGTCAGTCTACAAAAAATCCTCTGATAAATAAAGAAACtggaaatattttttacaagACCCGGTTGTGCAGGAAAAAAATGCAGGGTAATTGCCCAAAAGGGAAGAAATGTACCTTTGCTTATGGCTTGGAAGAGCTGCATGATCCACCGCAAAATTGGGAAGAATTGGTGCATGCTAAAAGTAAACGGGCATCGGATAATTATCCAAAAACACCAGGTGGGCTGATACTTTATAGGTATTTTTTTGCTGGAAACGAATGCCCATATGGGAAAAACTGCTCTTACCTACATGAAAGTCCAAAAGAAACGGAGATGGCAAGGTCCCTGCCTATGAATTTATCTGCACCAATCATTTAA